Genomic window (Theileria annulata chromosome 4, complete sequence, *** SEQUENCING IN PROGRESS ***):
CACTTCCACTGTAGCACTCATAAAGCATACAGTCACCCAGTGTTTTAATAGGGAACTTTACGAacttaatataattttggaTTTACAAAAAACGGAAAACTCCAAATCTCTAAAAACTTACACATCTGTAGCTATAAAATGCTTGACTATTTGGGCAATTAGAGGATACACTATTGATTTTTTGGAGGAGTTTGTACCACTAGTGAATCTCGCGTTTTTCAAAgtaaaagaaaattttaaggaTTTTAAAACCCCAAATACATATCTGGAAGATTTTTGTGAACCAATAACTGCACTCATTAAACATATTTCTACCTGCGTAAGCTTAGACAAATTCCATAATTACCCTGAGCAAATTTTCACAAATGTCATTGACTTGCTTTATCTTCTTGAAAGGCATAATGATTGGAGTGATGAGGGTTTAAGTTTTCTATTCAGCCTTTTACAGATTAATTACGAGCATATTAACTCACTAACAACATTGGATAGTTTGAATGACATTGAGAGTCAAGTTGGTATGTTATTTAGCCTATCAAATCTTCTGTTGAAAAGATTGGTAGGCTCATTAGAGATACCAGATTTGCTTATGTCAATACCATGGTTTGAAAATTACCAACAATCAGGCTCAGGTGTATGTTTACATAACCAGGAGCTGGTTAAGAAACTGTTTAATAGGTCCATGTTGCCCTTCAACTGCCTTAATGTAGTCCTTAAAACCATAGTTTGGTTTAGAAATTTGGGAGTCTGGAACAAAGAAAAACGAACCTTGGTCAGGGATCTTCAAGTGCTAGATGAAGGGTTCTTTAAACTTGCTGAAAAGATGATTGAGAAGTTGAAGAGTGTGTATTTTAGCCTATTTAGAACAAAGTCCTTTTATCTAAGTTGTTCGCTTTACATAGTCAAGTCAGTGCCTATTTTGACACCATGGTTACAATATCTCATTAACCTATTCCAATTTGGGTTCAACAGCTCTGACGCATTGTTTACAGTACTGGCACTATCAATAGATTATGAAATGATTCAAGATGCcttaattttgttaaagCATAAGTTTTCCCAAAAATTCGATGGAGTTTTGGACTCGTACTTTGACTTTAATAAGTATCTCTCAAGATATGGAGTAGGTGACCAAAGATTACCAGTTGTTTCATTCCTGGGATATTTGACGTGTGCTCCAATCCACATTACGTCAAATTCGCGGTTTACTTTTGAGGATGAGGTTAATTTAATGTCACAATTGCTTTGTAGTAGTCTTAGATCGAAATTATTAGGGTGGTGTGTTCCTGGTTATCAGTTCTCACAGTTTGTATACTCACTGTGCTCAAATGACTCCCAAGATTTGCTCTCCAGGGTTACTTTAAAACAGTATGAATTGTTACAATCACTTctttttgatttaatagGGGGTATTCAAGATTTTGAAACTCATGATACTGAAAGTTCTATGAACAACAATATAGAGATGACAAACGAGAGTTCAGATAATATCAGTAAAGATTGGAGAAACGCCTTGAACACATTTATGGGAATAGAGCctctaaaaaataaagttcCATCACTAGTGGATAACTTTTCTGATGAAGAGGAAATGAATAGGATGTGTAGAAAGTTGGTAATGAAGTTTAACTCAGGGAATATTGATTCACCCCTCACTGTGGGACTACTCTTGTTGTTTGGGTCCTGGATTTCAACAGAAGAATGCTCAAACTTGGTTTGGTCAGATGAATCGTTGATGTTACTAATTGGGAGGAATTTATGGGTGGATTTTGAAACATTCAAGGTCTACTCTACACTGGTTCCAACTTTTAGCGTTGGTCACCTGAAAACACTTTCAACGCCCTTCGATTCTGATTCAGTTTTTAAATTGCAGAGGAAACTCCTGGAATCATTCTCAGACCAAAGCTTGCTAAAACAAGACCCTGTGTTGTTTATAACTCTGGTGTCAGTCTTGAAGAATTCACGAAAAGCTGAACTTGAAGAAATGTCATCGAATATAAAGAGCAATTTACTCAGAAAACTCTTGCTAAACATGTCGAAAGATGGAAACTAAGAGTATAgaataactaaaaatagGCTAACTGAAGTGTATGAGCTCTAACTATCCAGCCGGAGGACTACACCGGAAGGATCCTGTATACTCATTTAAATTGATTCTTGTAGCAACAGTTTGTGGTTTGGAAATTCAGAAAACCAACTTGTTCCATGGTACAAATGTTGCAAATCTAATataaaatagaataaaattatatattagataattatcaaaataaataaataaatgaggaaggaatttaataaattagcaaaaaaaattaaaatggaAAGAGTTAAATCTAGAGGGGAATGTAAATCTCAATAAAGGTATGAAAAGAATGATGATGGATCAGAATTAAAGAATTGattaattcaataaataCACATTTCCCTAATTTAACGGTGACACTGGGGCTGACGAGAAGTTTTAATAGACCCAATACTGTAATCGAATAAGAAttattcataatttaataaaaccAATTTAGGTTCCAAATCTTTAATGTaagatatttataatattagtagttaGTTTAGATATTCTTCCTTGTCCTCACTTATTTAACAATCTGTTTTTCTGTGTTTGGAttccattatttttagtaatCGCAACACTAAACCcgttatataataaattaattaaaataattaaatatacaaattccATAAAACAATGTTAAATGGAATTCTTTAGGAATTGATAACTAATTTGTAAACTTTGATTCATAAAAATGGGCTCCGTAGCAACTGAAAAGTTAAGCAACAGCGTCTTAGAATTTAAAGGAGTCCTCACAGGAGGACACCATGGTTGGGTCACATCGATCTCAACTCCACTGAAGACAGACGTCAACACAATCATATCAGCATCCAGAGGTAAGTAACAAACCCTAAATGATGAACCACAACCCAGCTCATCTGAGTTACAAGTGCTGTGAAAACTAATTTCTGataacaatttaattattctaataatGAATCTTTAGACAAGAGACTCATGATATGGGAAATGTTCGATGATGAAGTTGACGGTCAAGTAGGTGTGGCAAAGAGAGCATTGACAGGCCACTCACAAACAGTACAGGACGTTTCAATGTCCTCAGATGGACTTTTTGCATTATCAGGCTCATGGGACGGAACACTAAGACTGTGGGACCTGGTCAAGGCATGCTCAGTCAGAGTGTTTAACGGACACACAAAGGATGTAAACAGTGTAGCATTTAGCCCAGATAACCGTCAAATCATTTCCGGAAGCAGAGACAAAACAATAAAGCTATGGAACACACTAGCAGAATGCAAATATACCATCACCAACTCAACCCATACCGACTGGGTGTCATGTGTCAGGTTCTCTCCAAGTGGAAAGGAACCGATTTTTGTTTCAGGAGGATGGGATAAACTCATTAAGGTAtaaaagataaaataaattagttgTATActtttgattaattttaatttataattattgaaaatgtGTAGGTTTGGGACCTAAGAACATGCCAATTGAAACACACACTATATGGTCACGAGGGTGTAGTATATTCAGTTTCAATATCACCAGACGGCTCACTTTGTGCATCGGGTGGTAAGGATGGAGTAGCAAGGTTGTGGGACATGAAGGAAGCCAATAGCTTGCACCTGTTGGATGCAGGATCTACAATTAACGCACTATGCTTTTCACCCTGCAATTACTGGCTCTGCGCAGCAACAGATAAGGCAATCAAGATCTGGGATCTGGAAAACAAGAACATACTAGCAGAGATAAACAACGACAGAACAAAGAAGGTTGGACTTCCCTGGTGTGTTTCCTTGTGCTGGTCTCCCGACGGCAGAGTGCTGTACGCAGGATCAACCGACGGAAATATCTACGTATACCAAGTCAGCAGGAACTACAGCTACCTAACGAATTAATATCATAACTCTAATGtcatattattaattcaaccctagttaatttttgttGTTTAAACCTTGAACTCTGACCCCAAAATGTCACActctatatataatatacatgaAAATTGTAAACCAAAAATGGACGATGAAGAATCCGTCAAAATACAGAGAATCGGACAAGATTTAACAGTGGAAGATTCAGCCGAAGTGGTCGAGTTCCACTTGTCGAGAATCAAATACATCGAAAACTTAAGTCACCTAAAAAACCTAAAGGTAAATtccaaaaataataaaaaaataatatttcatgTAGAAACTGTGTTTGGTATCAAATATCATACACAAAATAGAGAATCTTGAACAAAACACAGAACTTGAACACCTAGATCTCTACCAAAATCGAATAAAACATATAGAAAACCTAGAAAACTTAACAAACTTGAAGTAAGTGTTCTATTTTTAGAAACTTTAGGGTTCTTGATCTGTCATTTAACGAAATCGACAAAATCGAAAATCTTGAAACTCTGGATAAACTAGAGCAACTGTACcttagtaataataaaatttccGAGGTTAGaatttttagtttaataattaagtagGCTTGTAACTTAGCCCATTTTAAGAATTTGACTTTGTTAGAGCTAGGCTCTAATAAGGTAAGAGACTATGGAGACGTTGAACACCTGAGAACACTAAACGCTTTATGGCTAGGAAAGAACAAGCTGACTACAATGGtaaatttttgtttaaaatcGTGATTTAGTCGATTCCTGAGCTCCCAAACCTGGAAAAGTGTAGCATACAGAACAACAGAGTGAGGGAGTGGGACgaatgtatattaaaaaactTGCCGAATTTGCGGGAGTTCTACCTGAGCTACAACAAACTTACAGAAATACCATCATTCATATCTTTAATGGTAACAATTACTGTTATTTGACAAATATTTAGTCTAATCTTGTCATATTGGACCTTGGAAATAACAGAATCTCTAAGATACACCCACTAGCTGAGAATCATACACTTGAAGAGTTGTGGGTAGGTTTTCAAGTTTATAATCTTTTCAGTTGAATGACAATGAGATTGATGATTTGAGTGAGGTTAAGGTTCTAACATCACTTAAAGCTCTCAAAGTACTATATTTGGAAAGGAATCCACTCCAGTTCAAGCTCGGACCCAGTTATCGCAACAGAGTACTGGACATACTCCCAAGTATTTTCCACACATTACTCATTTT
Coding sequences:
- a CDS encoding uncharacterized protein (Tap349h10.p1c.cand.95 - score = 69.76) — encoded protein: MSPDDGEKDTDFNLMSNDFDIVEHFEEDDSPNDIPLPTFDPCGFPKAKHRTLSDLTLSKPQEDEDFLIKPLQEMSIDEIKDAQKYLYEKLGKETCDFIKERRLKRDEMSKGINKSETEQKPSDYKPSPNELIFKFNKNEFQKYEWMNPPESKTKEEDKGELQLHSLRFNFEGFLLSESENTDHTTYESSLYNHGLDPDKPGYTLPEILHLSQSSFKPQVQVSMRTLPNILFRSYQEVKSTEGPKCFFGYDQYRWKNYINRDLNLLPKVGYYICEYQLSLNILIDSLRCLSILVFGDTAFWVPNNDNKEPDSLYSVGPLEDVIFDYYQFYSGVDIYYWNPLYLDLLDTDLLCSSDTSGSKNSLKYKSDLESFYLSSLKGKFQYYSTDELLREIFELPEGYKSEDELDFLVDNRLFLLSKNNIIDKLLLIMKRYNSNTAVQLYCTISICGFLAYFKTPLANALAKFEPFKNHYESLVNSIISTRSDEKSTVHLRGAVLYLIKYLSIYMSDLESYFHSTSTVALIKHTVTQCFNRELYELNIILDLQKTENSKSLKTYTSVAIKCLTIWAIRGYTIDFLEEFVPLVNLAFFKVKENFKDFKTPNTYLEDFCEPITALIKHISTCVSLDKFHNYPEQIFTNVIDLLYLLERHNDWSDEGLSFLFSLLQINYEHINSLTTLDSLNDIESQVGMLFSLSNLLLKRLVGSLEIPDLLMSIPWFENYQQSGSGVCLHNQELVKKLFNRSMLPFNCLNVVLKTIVWFRNLGVWNKEKRTLVRDLQVLDEGFFKLAEKMIEKLKSVYFSLFRTKSFYLSCSLYIVKSVPILTPWLQYLINLFQFGFNSSDALFTVLALSIDYEMIQDALILLKHKFSQKFDGVLDSYFDFNKYLSRYGVGDQRLPVVSFLGYLTCAPIHITSNSRFTFEDEVNLMSQLLCSSLRSKLLGWCVPGYQFSQFVYSLCSNDSQDLLSRVTLKQYELLQSLLFDLIGGIQDFETHDTESSMNNNIEMTNESSDNISKDWRNALNTFMGIEPLKNKVPSLVDNFSDEEEMNRMCRKLVMKFNSGNIDSPLTVGLLLLFGSWISTEECSNLVWSDESLMLLIGRNLWVDFETFKVYSTLVPTFSVGHLKTLSTPFDSDSVFKLQRKLLESFSDQSLLKQDPVLFITLVSVLKNSRKAELEEMSSNIKSNLLRKLLLNMSKDGN
- a CDS encoding guanine-nucleotide binding protein, putative (Tap349h10.p1c.cand.96 - score = 28.97;~SMART 7 WD40 (SM00320) at aa 13-55, E()=6.90e-01; 65-104, E()=6.84e-07; 107-146, E()=8.60e-13; 148-191, E()=1.76e-09; 194-233, E()=1.20e-11; 236-273, E()=1.29e-02; and 276-321, E()=6.89e-03); this encodes MGSVATEKLSNSVLEFKGVLTGGHHGWVTSISTPLKTDVNTIISASRDKRLMIWEMFDDEVDGQVGVAKRALTGHSQTVQDVSMSSDGLFALSGSWDGTLRLWDLVKACSVRVFNGHTKDVNSVAFSPDNRQIISGSRDKTIKLWNTLAECKYTITNSTHTDWVSCVRFSPSGKEPIFVSGGWDKLIKVWDLRTCQLKHTLYGHEGVVYSVSISPDGSLCASGGKDGVARLWDMKEANSLHLLDAGSTINALCFSPCNYWLCAATDKAIKIWDLENKNILAEINNDRTKKVGLPWCVSLCWSPDGRVLYAGSTDGNIYVYQVSRNYSYLTN
- a CDS encoding protein phosphatase regulator subunit, putative (Tap349h10.p1c.cand.97 - score = 61.54;~SMART 10 LRR_SD22 (SM00365) domains, at aa 21-40, E()=5.54e+02; 41-62, E()=4.30e-05; 63-84, E()=3.55e-06; 85-106, E()=2.01e-05; 107-128, E()=3.11e-02; 129-150, E()=4.48e+01; 151-177, E()=6.03e+02; 196-217, E()=4.06e+02; 219-240, E()=2.71e-02; 241-259, E()=4.01e+01; LRR_TYP (SM00369) at aa 172-195, E()=1.01e+02) produces the protein MDDEESVKIQRIGQDLTVEDSAEVVEFHLSRIKYIENLSHLKNLKKLCLVSNIIHKIENLEQNTELEHLDLYQNRIKHIENLENLTNLKVLDLSFNEIDKIENLETLDKLEQLYLSNNKISEACNLAHFKNLTLLELGSNKVRDYGDVEHLRTLNALWLGKNKLTTMSIPELPNLEKCSIQNNRVREWDECILKNLPNLREFYLSYNKLTEIPSFISLMSNLVILDLGNNRISKIHPLAENHTLEELWLNDNEIDDLSEVKVLTSLKALKVLYLERNPLQFKLGPSYRNRVLDILPSIFHTLLILSQI